The Numida meleagris isolate 19003 breed g44 Domestic line chromosome 10, NumMel1.0, whole genome shotgun sequence genome includes a window with the following:
- the TERB1 gene encoding telomere repeats-binding bouquet formation protein 1 isoform X8 has translation MLFPCYCRTRTGIQPKMENQKVQKTQCDMKTDLNLLLECLKYQMDCPSSQKEALITIYSICQQNSEASEYLQEIGGLGFINDLAKSSAYGIVKEAALFTLGMIIESNVYCQQTLCTSTLFEELILFLMNKDSGVNLKRMSVYVILALVSNNKRGQTYVRETGCIGLLLQLFRTTLSTSELNLSDENTNGCYQLWSSVCSTLCACVNNPQNEDNQKICCSVFPYAKEWLESCMEPEIVRPICSFVGLTVANNSPVQKYFVSVGGLDTLAQVLIKLMRDDSCVSRSSAKLAIVVTKTLDACIANDSAVTVVLAKYHTVSELLNLLSNDTLDAGEKMSIILTIGHCTEVCEENQCELLKNNGLPLMIQVLTESQDEELHKAATFVLQNCKQMTEQLSLKINDKSLGVKNAEELEMDMQIKERSQQNYWRKAEDILHRINLIEKEHDEISMFTKEGAQGRLFDRTSEANIEASKSHEANPSGTKAYIERTRKELRGPQLISKLDDQVLALAVNSSALTVNPVNASARKRKQSDIPSSVYELQADCVIQSHSINEKTACEKSHSVLQVRKGLLQQPAETIKDMKWASTSDQQSFYSEIIKEEKSNLITAASLKMTDFMCLGCTTTGLSFNSRTFNKMLQTCPYRCGRHKVILEAEERYKKKLQKSSISNKRHAAYEKTRKKQGSSPMYFKRIVDLDAGS, from the exons atgctttttccttgcTATTGTAGAACAAGAACAGGGATACAaccaaaaatggaaaatcaaaagGTGCAGAAAACGCAGTGTG ATATGAAAACAGATCTGAACTTACTGCTTGAATGCCTTAAATACCAGATGGACTGCCCTTCATCTCAGAAAGAGGCTTTGATCACTATTTATTCAATTTGTCAACAAAACA GTGAAGCAAGTGAATATTTACAAGAAATTGGTGGTTTGGGGTTTATAAATGATCTTGCAAAGTCAAGTGCTTATGGCATAGTGAAGGAAGCAGCTTTATTTACACTGGGAATGATAATAGAAAGTAATG TTTACTGCCAACAAACTTTGTGTACTTCTACATTATTTGAGgagctcattttatttttaatgaataaggATTCTGGTGTGAACTTGAAAAGAATGTCTGTTTATGTCATCTTAGCACTGGTTTCAAATAATA AACGTGGGCAAACCTATGTCAGAGAAACAGGCTGCATTGGTCTTCTTCTACAGTTATTCAG AACAACTCTTTCCACATCTGAGCTGAATCTGTCAGATGAAAATACGAATGGCTGCTATCAGCTGTGGTCTTCAGTCTGTAGTACGCTCTGTGCCTGTGTTAACAATCCTCAGAATG AAGATAATCAAAAGATTTGCTGTTCAGTCTTTCCGTATGCGAAAGAGTGGCTAGAAAGTTGCATGGAGCCCGAGATAGTTCGTCctatttgttcatttgttgGCCTCACGGTTGCAAATAACT CCCctgtgcagaaatattttgtttctgttggaGGATTGGATACCTTAGCTCAAGTCCTCATCAAGCTGATGCGTGATGATTCCTGCGTGAGTCGCTCTAGTGCAAAACTTGCAATAGTAGTAACAAAGACGCTGGATGCCTGCATTGCTAATGACT cTGCCGTGACTGTTGTTTTGGCAAAGTATCATACTGTGTCAGAACTGCTGAACCTACTGTCTAATGACACTCTGgatgcaggagaaaaaatgagCATTATTCTAACAATTGGACACTGTACTGAAGTCTGtg aagaaaaccaGTGTGAACTGCTCAAGAACAATGGTCTTCCACTTATGATTCAGGTACTAACTGAGTCTCAAGATGAGGAACTACACAAAGCTGCTACTTTtgtgctgcagaactgcaaacAAATGA CTGAACAGCTgtccttgaaaataaatgacaagTCCCTAGGTGTGAAGAACGCAGAAGAGCTGGAGATGGACATGCAAATCAAAGAAAGAAGTCAGCAAAACTactggaggaaagcagaagacatTCTGCACAGAATAAACTTGATTGAGAAAGAACATGATGAGATTAGCATGTTTACCAAG GAAGGAGCGCAAGGAAGACTGTTTGACAGGACTTCAGAAGCCAATATTGAAGCATCAAAATCCCATGAAGCAAATCCCAGTGGTACAAAAGCATATATAGAAAGAACACGCAAAGAATTACGTGGTCCACAGTTAATCTCTAAGCTGGATGATCAAGTTCTTGCTCTAGCTGTAAATTCTTCTGCACTGACTGTGAATCCAGTAAATGCTTCTGCTAGAAAGAGGAAACAGAGTGATATTCCAAGTTCAGTTTATGAGCTGCAAGCAGACTGTGTAATTCAAAGTCATAGTATAAATGAAAAAACTGCTTGTGAAAAAAGTCATTCTGTTCTTCAAGTAAG GAAAGGCTTACTTCAACAACCAGCAGAGACTATTAAAGATATGAAATGGGCAAGCACATCAG ACCAACAATCATTCTACTCAGAGAtaatcaaggaagaaaaaagtaatttgattACAGCTGCATCCCTTAAAATGACAGATTTCATGTGTTTAG gttgtACAACAACAGGACTGTCTTTCAATAGTAGAACTTTTAATAAGATGTTGCAAACTTGTCCATACCGGTGTGGCCGTCACAAAGTCATTCTGGAAGCTGAAGAAAGATATaaaaagaaacttcaaaaaTCATCCATTTCTAACAAAAGACATGCAGCTTATGAga
- the TERB1 gene encoding telomere repeats-binding bouquet formation protein 1 isoform X6: MLFPCYCRTRTGIQPKMENQKVQKTQCDMKTDLNLLLECLKYQMDCPSSQKEALITIYSICQQNSEASEYLQEIGGLGFINDLAKSSAYGIVKEAALFTLGMIIESNVYCQQTLCTSTLFEELILFLMNKDSGVNLKRMSVYVILALVSNNKRGQTYVRETGCIGLLLQLFRTTLSTSELNLSDENTNGCYQLWSSVCSTLCACVNNPQNEDNQKICCSVFPYAKEWLESCMEPEIVRPICSFVGLTVANNSPVQKYFVSVGGLDTLAQVLIKLMRDDSCVSRSSAKLAIVVTKTLDACIANDSAVTVVLAKYHTVSELLNLLSNDTLDAGEKMSIILTIGHCTEVCEENQCELLKNNGLPLMIQVLTESQDEELHKAATFVLQNCKQMTEQLSLKINDKSLGVKNAEELEMDMQIKERSQQNYWRKAEDILHRINLIEKEHDEISMFTKEGAQGRLFDRTSEANIEASKSHEANPSGTKAYIERTRKELRGPQLISKLDDQVLALAVNSSALTVNPVNASARKRKQSDIPSSVYELQADCVIQSHSINEKTACEKSHSVLQVRKGLLQQPAETIKDMKWASTSDQQSFYSEIIKEEKSNLITAASLKMTDFMCLGCTTTGLSFNSRTFNKMLQTCPYRCGRHKVILEAEERYKKKLQKSSISNKRHAAYESILLTPIRKSKPDTSNRYEHNKNTQLTEEYNLLPTYKKCEYRQKINSVTSLT; encoded by the exons atgctttttccttgcTATTGTAGAACAAGAACAGGGATACAaccaaaaatggaaaatcaaaagGTGCAGAAAACGCAGTGTG ATATGAAAACAGATCTGAACTTACTGCTTGAATGCCTTAAATACCAGATGGACTGCCCTTCATCTCAGAAAGAGGCTTTGATCACTATTTATTCAATTTGTCAACAAAACA GTGAAGCAAGTGAATATTTACAAGAAATTGGTGGTTTGGGGTTTATAAATGATCTTGCAAAGTCAAGTGCTTATGGCATAGTGAAGGAAGCAGCTTTATTTACACTGGGAATGATAATAGAAAGTAATG TTTACTGCCAACAAACTTTGTGTACTTCTACATTATTTGAGgagctcattttatttttaatgaataaggATTCTGGTGTGAACTTGAAAAGAATGTCTGTTTATGTCATCTTAGCACTGGTTTCAAATAATA AACGTGGGCAAACCTATGTCAGAGAAACAGGCTGCATTGGTCTTCTTCTACAGTTATTCAG AACAACTCTTTCCACATCTGAGCTGAATCTGTCAGATGAAAATACGAATGGCTGCTATCAGCTGTGGTCTTCAGTCTGTAGTACGCTCTGTGCCTGTGTTAACAATCCTCAGAATG AAGATAATCAAAAGATTTGCTGTTCAGTCTTTCCGTATGCGAAAGAGTGGCTAGAAAGTTGCATGGAGCCCGAGATAGTTCGTCctatttgttcatttgttgGCCTCACGGTTGCAAATAACT CCCctgtgcagaaatattttgtttctgttggaGGATTGGATACCTTAGCTCAAGTCCTCATCAAGCTGATGCGTGATGATTCCTGCGTGAGTCGCTCTAGTGCAAAACTTGCAATAGTAGTAACAAAGACGCTGGATGCCTGCATTGCTAATGACT cTGCCGTGACTGTTGTTTTGGCAAAGTATCATACTGTGTCAGAACTGCTGAACCTACTGTCTAATGACACTCTGgatgcaggagaaaaaatgagCATTATTCTAACAATTGGACACTGTACTGAAGTCTGtg aagaaaaccaGTGTGAACTGCTCAAGAACAATGGTCTTCCACTTATGATTCAGGTACTAACTGAGTCTCAAGATGAGGAACTACACAAAGCTGCTACTTTtgtgctgcagaactgcaaacAAATGA CTGAACAGCTgtccttgaaaataaatgacaagTCCCTAGGTGTGAAGAACGCAGAAGAGCTGGAGATGGACATGCAAATCAAAGAAAGAAGTCAGCAAAACTactggaggaaagcagaagacatTCTGCACAGAATAAACTTGATTGAGAAAGAACATGATGAGATTAGCATGTTTACCAAG GAAGGAGCGCAAGGAAGACTGTTTGACAGGACTTCAGAAGCCAATATTGAAGCATCAAAATCCCATGAAGCAAATCCCAGTGGTACAAAAGCATATATAGAAAGAACACGCAAAGAATTACGTGGTCCACAGTTAATCTCTAAGCTGGATGATCAAGTTCTTGCTCTAGCTGTAAATTCTTCTGCACTGACTGTGAATCCAGTAAATGCTTCTGCTAGAAAGAGGAAACAGAGTGATATTCCAAGTTCAGTTTATGAGCTGCAAGCAGACTGTGTAATTCAAAGTCATAGTATAAATGAAAAAACTGCTTGTGAAAAAAGTCATTCTGTTCTTCAAGTAAG GAAAGGCTTACTTCAACAACCAGCAGAGACTATTAAAGATATGAAATGGGCAAGCACATCAG ACCAACAATCATTCTACTCAGAGAtaatcaaggaagaaaaaagtaatttgattACAGCTGCATCCCTTAAAATGACAGATTTCATGTGTTTAG gttgtACAACAACAGGACTGTCTTTCAATAGTAGAACTTTTAATAAGATGTTGCAAACTTGTCCATACCGGTGTGGCCGTCACAAAGTCATTCTGGAAGCTGAAGAAAGATATaaaaagaaacttcaaaaaTCATCCATTTCTAACAAAAGACATGCAGCTTATGAga
- the TERB1 gene encoding telomere repeats-binding bouquet formation protein 1 isoform X7: MLFPCYCRTRTGIQPKMENQKVQKTQCDMKTDLNLLLECLKYQMDCPSSQKEALITIYSICQQNSEASEYLQEIGGLGFINDLAKSSAYGIVKEAALFTLGMIIESNVYCQQTLCTSTLFEELILFLMNKDSGVNLKRMSVYVILALVSNNKRGQTYVRETGCIGLLLQLFRTTLSTSELNLSDENTNGCYQLWSSVCSTLCACVNNPQNEDNQKICCSVFPYAKEWLESCMEPEIVRPICSFVGLTVANNSPVQKYFVSVGGLDTLAQVLIKLMRDDSCVSRSSAKLAIVVTKTLDACIANDSAVTVVLAKYHTVSELLNLLSNDTLDAGEKMSIILTIGHCTEVCEENQCELLKNNGLPLMIQVLTESQDEELHKAATFVLQNCKQMTEQLSLKINDKSLGVKNAEELEMDMQIKERSQQNYWRKAEDILHRINLIEKEHDEISMFTKEGAQGRLFDRTSEANIEASKSHEANPSGTKAYIERTRKELRGPQLISKLDDQVLALAVNSSALTVNPVNASARKRKQSDIPSSVYELQADCVIQSHSINEKTACEKSHSVLQVRKGLLQQPAETIKDMKWASTSDQQSFYSEIIKEEKSNLITAASLKMTDFMCLGCTTTGLSFNSRTFNKMLQTCPYRCGRHKVILEAEERYKKKLQKSSISNKRHAAYESILLTPIRKSKPDTSNRYEHNKNTQLTEEYNLLPTYKK, encoded by the exons atgctttttccttgcTATTGTAGAACAAGAACAGGGATACAaccaaaaatggaaaatcaaaagGTGCAGAAAACGCAGTGTG ATATGAAAACAGATCTGAACTTACTGCTTGAATGCCTTAAATACCAGATGGACTGCCCTTCATCTCAGAAAGAGGCTTTGATCACTATTTATTCAATTTGTCAACAAAACA GTGAAGCAAGTGAATATTTACAAGAAATTGGTGGTTTGGGGTTTATAAATGATCTTGCAAAGTCAAGTGCTTATGGCATAGTGAAGGAAGCAGCTTTATTTACACTGGGAATGATAATAGAAAGTAATG TTTACTGCCAACAAACTTTGTGTACTTCTACATTATTTGAGgagctcattttatttttaatgaataaggATTCTGGTGTGAACTTGAAAAGAATGTCTGTTTATGTCATCTTAGCACTGGTTTCAAATAATA AACGTGGGCAAACCTATGTCAGAGAAACAGGCTGCATTGGTCTTCTTCTACAGTTATTCAG AACAACTCTTTCCACATCTGAGCTGAATCTGTCAGATGAAAATACGAATGGCTGCTATCAGCTGTGGTCTTCAGTCTGTAGTACGCTCTGTGCCTGTGTTAACAATCCTCAGAATG AAGATAATCAAAAGATTTGCTGTTCAGTCTTTCCGTATGCGAAAGAGTGGCTAGAAAGTTGCATGGAGCCCGAGATAGTTCGTCctatttgttcatttgttgGCCTCACGGTTGCAAATAACT CCCctgtgcagaaatattttgtttctgttggaGGATTGGATACCTTAGCTCAAGTCCTCATCAAGCTGATGCGTGATGATTCCTGCGTGAGTCGCTCTAGTGCAAAACTTGCAATAGTAGTAACAAAGACGCTGGATGCCTGCATTGCTAATGACT cTGCCGTGACTGTTGTTTTGGCAAAGTATCATACTGTGTCAGAACTGCTGAACCTACTGTCTAATGACACTCTGgatgcaggagaaaaaatgagCATTATTCTAACAATTGGACACTGTACTGAAGTCTGtg aagaaaaccaGTGTGAACTGCTCAAGAACAATGGTCTTCCACTTATGATTCAGGTACTAACTGAGTCTCAAGATGAGGAACTACACAAAGCTGCTACTTTtgtgctgcagaactgcaaacAAATGA CTGAACAGCTgtccttgaaaataaatgacaagTCCCTAGGTGTGAAGAACGCAGAAGAGCTGGAGATGGACATGCAAATCAAAGAAAGAAGTCAGCAAAACTactggaggaaagcagaagacatTCTGCACAGAATAAACTTGATTGAGAAAGAACATGATGAGATTAGCATGTTTACCAAG GAAGGAGCGCAAGGAAGACTGTTTGACAGGACTTCAGAAGCCAATATTGAAGCATCAAAATCCCATGAAGCAAATCCCAGTGGTACAAAAGCATATATAGAAAGAACACGCAAAGAATTACGTGGTCCACAGTTAATCTCTAAGCTGGATGATCAAGTTCTTGCTCTAGCTGTAAATTCTTCTGCACTGACTGTGAATCCAGTAAATGCTTCTGCTAGAAAGAGGAAACAGAGTGATATTCCAAGTTCAGTTTATGAGCTGCAAGCAGACTGTGTAATTCAAAGTCATAGTATAAATGAAAAAACTGCTTGTGAAAAAAGTCATTCTGTTCTTCAAGTAAG GAAAGGCTTACTTCAACAACCAGCAGAGACTATTAAAGATATGAAATGGGCAAGCACATCAG ACCAACAATCATTCTACTCAGAGAtaatcaaggaagaaaaaagtaatttgattACAGCTGCATCCCTTAAAATGACAGATTTCATGTGTTTAG gttgtACAACAACAGGACTGTCTTTCAATAGTAGAACTTTTAATAAGATGTTGCAAACTTGTCCATACCGGTGTGGCCGTCACAAAGTCATTCTGGAAGCTGAAGAAAGATATaaaaagaaacttcaaaaaTCATCCATTTCTAACAAAAGACATGCAGCTTATGAga
- the TERB1 gene encoding telomere repeats-binding bouquet formation protein 1 isoform X2 — protein sequence MLFPCYCRTRTGIQPKMENQKVQKTQCDMKTDLNLLLECLKYQMDCPSSQKEALITIYSICQQNSEASEYLQEIGGLGFINDLAKSSAYGIVKEAALFTLGMIIESNVYCQQTLCTSTLFEELILFLMNKDSGVNLKRMSVYVILALVSNNKRGQTYVRETGCIGLLLQLFRTTLSTSELNLSDENTNGCYQLWSSVCSTLCACVNNPQNDNQKICCSVFPYAKEWLESCMEPEIVRPICSFVGLTVANNSPVQKYFVSVGGLDTLAQVLIKLMRDDSCVSRSSAKLAIVVTKTLDACIANDSAVTVVLAKYHTVSELLNLLSNDTLDAGEKMSIILTIGHCTEVCEENQCELLKNNGLPLMIQVLTESQDEELHKAATFVLQNCKQMTEQLSLKINDKSLGVKNAEELEMDMQIKERSQQNYWRKAEDILHRINLIEKEHDEISMFTKEGAQGRLFDRTSEANIEASKSHEANPSGTKAYIERTRKELRGPQLISKLDDQVLALAVNSSALTVNPVNASARKRKQSDIPSSVYELQADCVIQSHSINEKTACEKSHSVLQVRKGLLQQPAETIKDMKWASTSDQQSFYSEIIKEEKSNLITAASLKMTDFMCLGCTTTGLSFNSRTFNKMLQTCPYRCGRHKVILEAEERYKKKLQKSSISNKRHAAYEKIMMTPVKKGKPRVETPFKSRQDDFQSILLTPIRKSKPDTSNRYEHNKNTQLTEEYNLLPTYKKCEYRQKINSVTSLT from the exons atgctttttccttgcTATTGTAGAACAAGAACAGGGATACAaccaaaaatggaaaatcaaaagGTGCAGAAAACGCAGTGTG ATATGAAAACAGATCTGAACTTACTGCTTGAATGCCTTAAATACCAGATGGACTGCCCTTCATCTCAGAAAGAGGCTTTGATCACTATTTATTCAATTTGTCAACAAAACA GTGAAGCAAGTGAATATTTACAAGAAATTGGTGGTTTGGGGTTTATAAATGATCTTGCAAAGTCAAGTGCTTATGGCATAGTGAAGGAAGCAGCTTTATTTACACTGGGAATGATAATAGAAAGTAATG TTTACTGCCAACAAACTTTGTGTACTTCTACATTATTTGAGgagctcattttatttttaatgaataaggATTCTGGTGTGAACTTGAAAAGAATGTCTGTTTATGTCATCTTAGCACTGGTTTCAAATAATA AACGTGGGCAAACCTATGTCAGAGAAACAGGCTGCATTGGTCTTCTTCTACAGTTATTCAG AACAACTCTTTCCACATCTGAGCTGAATCTGTCAGATGAAAATACGAATGGCTGCTATCAGCTGTGGTCTTCAGTCTGTAGTACGCTCTGTGCCTGTGTTAACAATCCTCAGAATG ATAATCAAAAGATTTGCTGTTCAGTCTTTCCGTATGCGAAAGAGTGGCTAGAAAGTTGCATGGAGCCCGAGATAGTTCGTCctatttgttcatttgttgGCCTCACGGTTGCAAATAACT CCCctgtgcagaaatattttgtttctgttggaGGATTGGATACCTTAGCTCAAGTCCTCATCAAGCTGATGCGTGATGATTCCTGCGTGAGTCGCTCTAGTGCAAAACTTGCAATAGTAGTAACAAAGACGCTGGATGCCTGCATTGCTAATGACT cTGCCGTGACTGTTGTTTTGGCAAAGTATCATACTGTGTCAGAACTGCTGAACCTACTGTCTAATGACACTCTGgatgcaggagaaaaaatgagCATTATTCTAACAATTGGACACTGTACTGAAGTCTGtg aagaaaaccaGTGTGAACTGCTCAAGAACAATGGTCTTCCACTTATGATTCAGGTACTAACTGAGTCTCAAGATGAGGAACTACACAAAGCTGCTACTTTtgtgctgcagaactgcaaacAAATGA CTGAACAGCTgtccttgaaaataaatgacaagTCCCTAGGTGTGAAGAACGCAGAAGAGCTGGAGATGGACATGCAAATCAAAGAAAGAAGTCAGCAAAACTactggaggaaagcagaagacatTCTGCACAGAATAAACTTGATTGAGAAAGAACATGATGAGATTAGCATGTTTACCAAG GAAGGAGCGCAAGGAAGACTGTTTGACAGGACTTCAGAAGCCAATATTGAAGCATCAAAATCCCATGAAGCAAATCCCAGTGGTACAAAAGCATATATAGAAAGAACACGCAAAGAATTACGTGGTCCACAGTTAATCTCTAAGCTGGATGATCAAGTTCTTGCTCTAGCTGTAAATTCTTCTGCACTGACTGTGAATCCAGTAAATGCTTCTGCTAGAAAGAGGAAACAGAGTGATATTCCAAGTTCAGTTTATGAGCTGCAAGCAGACTGTGTAATTCAAAGTCATAGTATAAATGAAAAAACTGCTTGTGAAAAAAGTCATTCTGTTCTTCAAGTAAG GAAAGGCTTACTTCAACAACCAGCAGAGACTATTAAAGATATGAAATGGGCAAGCACATCAG ACCAACAATCATTCTACTCAGAGAtaatcaaggaagaaaaaagtaatttgattACAGCTGCATCCCTTAAAATGACAGATTTCATGTGTTTAG gttgtACAACAACAGGACTGTCTTTCAATAGTAGAACTTTTAATAAGATGTTGCAAACTTGTCCATACCGGTGTGGCCGTCACAAAGTCATTCTGGAAGCTGAAGAAAGATATaaaaagaaacttcaaaaaTCATCCATTTCTAACAAAAGACATGCAGCTTATGAga AAATAATGATGACTccagtgaagaaaggaaaaccacGTGT
- the TERB1 gene encoding telomere repeats-binding bouquet formation protein 1 isoform X4 yields MLFPCYCRTRTGIQPKMENQKVQKTQCDMKTDLNLLLECLKYQMDCPSSQKEALITIYSICQQNSEASEYLQEIGGLGFINDLAKSSAYGIVKEAALFTLGMIIESNVYCQQTLCTSTLFEELILFLMNKDSGVNLKRMSVYVILALVSNNKRGQTYVRETGCIGLLLQLFRTTLSTSELNLSDENTNGCYQLWSSVCSTLCACVNNPQNEDNQKICCSVFPYAKEWLESCMEPEIVRPICSFVGLTVANNSPVQKYFVSVGGLDTLAQVLIKLMRDDSCVSRSSAKLAIVVTKTLDACIANDSAVTVVLAKYHTVSELLNLLSNDTLDAGEKMSIILTIGHCTEVCEENQCELLKNNGLPLMIQVLTESQDEELHKAATFVLQNCKQMTEQLSLKINDKSLGVKNAEELEMDMQIKERSQQNYWRKAEDILHRINLIEKEHDEISMFTKEGAQGRLFDRTSEANIEASKSHEANPSGTKAYIERTRKELRGPQLISKLDDQVLALAVNSSALTVNPVNASARKRKQSDIPSSVYELQADCVIQSHSINEKTACEKSHSVLQVRKGLLQQPAETIKDMKWASTSDQQSFYSEIIKEEKSNLITAASLKMTDFMCLGCTTTGLSFNSRTFNKMLQTCPYRCGRHKVILEAEERYKKKLQKSSISNKRHAAYEKIMMTPVKKGKPRVETPFKSRQDDFQSILLTPIRKSKPDTSNRYEHNKNTQLTEEYNLLPTYKK; encoded by the exons atgctttttccttgcTATTGTAGAACAAGAACAGGGATACAaccaaaaatggaaaatcaaaagGTGCAGAAAACGCAGTGTG ATATGAAAACAGATCTGAACTTACTGCTTGAATGCCTTAAATACCAGATGGACTGCCCTTCATCTCAGAAAGAGGCTTTGATCACTATTTATTCAATTTGTCAACAAAACA GTGAAGCAAGTGAATATTTACAAGAAATTGGTGGTTTGGGGTTTATAAATGATCTTGCAAAGTCAAGTGCTTATGGCATAGTGAAGGAAGCAGCTTTATTTACACTGGGAATGATAATAGAAAGTAATG TTTACTGCCAACAAACTTTGTGTACTTCTACATTATTTGAGgagctcattttatttttaatgaataaggATTCTGGTGTGAACTTGAAAAGAATGTCTGTTTATGTCATCTTAGCACTGGTTTCAAATAATA AACGTGGGCAAACCTATGTCAGAGAAACAGGCTGCATTGGTCTTCTTCTACAGTTATTCAG AACAACTCTTTCCACATCTGAGCTGAATCTGTCAGATGAAAATACGAATGGCTGCTATCAGCTGTGGTCTTCAGTCTGTAGTACGCTCTGTGCCTGTGTTAACAATCCTCAGAATG AAGATAATCAAAAGATTTGCTGTTCAGTCTTTCCGTATGCGAAAGAGTGGCTAGAAAGTTGCATGGAGCCCGAGATAGTTCGTCctatttgttcatttgttgGCCTCACGGTTGCAAATAACT CCCctgtgcagaaatattttgtttctgttggaGGATTGGATACCTTAGCTCAAGTCCTCATCAAGCTGATGCGTGATGATTCCTGCGTGAGTCGCTCTAGTGCAAAACTTGCAATAGTAGTAACAAAGACGCTGGATGCCTGCATTGCTAATGACT cTGCCGTGACTGTTGTTTTGGCAAAGTATCATACTGTGTCAGAACTGCTGAACCTACTGTCTAATGACACTCTGgatgcaggagaaaaaatgagCATTATTCTAACAATTGGACACTGTACTGAAGTCTGtg aagaaaaccaGTGTGAACTGCTCAAGAACAATGGTCTTCCACTTATGATTCAGGTACTAACTGAGTCTCAAGATGAGGAACTACACAAAGCTGCTACTTTtgtgctgcagaactgcaaacAAATGA CTGAACAGCTgtccttgaaaataaatgacaagTCCCTAGGTGTGAAGAACGCAGAAGAGCTGGAGATGGACATGCAAATCAAAGAAAGAAGTCAGCAAAACTactggaggaaagcagaagacatTCTGCACAGAATAAACTTGATTGAGAAAGAACATGATGAGATTAGCATGTTTACCAAG GAAGGAGCGCAAGGAAGACTGTTTGACAGGACTTCAGAAGCCAATATTGAAGCATCAAAATCCCATGAAGCAAATCCCAGTGGTACAAAAGCATATATAGAAAGAACACGCAAAGAATTACGTGGTCCACAGTTAATCTCTAAGCTGGATGATCAAGTTCTTGCTCTAGCTGTAAATTCTTCTGCACTGACTGTGAATCCAGTAAATGCTTCTGCTAGAAAGAGGAAACAGAGTGATATTCCAAGTTCAGTTTATGAGCTGCAAGCAGACTGTGTAATTCAAAGTCATAGTATAAATGAAAAAACTGCTTGTGAAAAAAGTCATTCTGTTCTTCAAGTAAG GAAAGGCTTACTTCAACAACCAGCAGAGACTATTAAAGATATGAAATGGGCAAGCACATCAG ACCAACAATCATTCTACTCAGAGAtaatcaaggaagaaaaaagtaatttgattACAGCTGCATCCCTTAAAATGACAGATTTCATGTGTTTAG gttgtACAACAACAGGACTGTCTTTCAATAGTAGAACTTTTAATAAGATGTTGCAAACTTGTCCATACCGGTGTGGCCGTCACAAAGTCATTCTGGAAGCTGAAGAAAGATATaaaaagaaacttcaaaaaTCATCCATTTCTAACAAAAGACATGCAGCTTATGAga AAATAATGATGACTccagtgaagaaaggaaaaccacGTGT